GGCACTTATCATCTCTATCAGAAAATCAACGATTCAGCCGAAGCTTTCCACGAAGCCAAAAAACTCTCGCTCATTGGTTTGATGATCGCCATGTTTGTATATTACGTCGGCCTGCAAACCATCGGTGTTGAATGGTTCGACATGGACACTTCGCAAACATGGAATGCCAAGGACTGGGCCCGGCACATTGTCGATTTCATATTTCCGTTATTGATTTACATCGTCATAAAAGTTGAGCGCTGAATATTCAGCGCTCATGCGCATCAGGCCAGTTTGCCTTGACTCGGCAGTATCGGTGCGCGGGGTTTGCGAAACACCAGCACATTGCCCAGCATCACCAGCACCAACCCCGCCAACGCCGACACCGTCCATTGATAGCCTTCGGCAAAGGCCGAAACGTTCAACGCCACCACCGGGAACAGCACCGTGCAGTAAGCCGCACGCTCCGGGCCCATCCGACCGACCAAAGTCAGGTACGCGGTAAAGCCAATGACCGAGCCGGGAATGACCAGGTACAGCAGCGCGCCGATGTAACGCGATGTCCATTCCATCTCGAACGGAATGCCTTTGACCAGGCACCACACCGACAGCATCGCCGCGCCGTAGGCCATGCCCCAGGCATTGGTGGTCAGCGGTTTGAGGCCAGCCTTCTGTTGCAGGCTCGACAACATGTTGCCCGCCGAGAAACACAGGGTGCCGCAGAGCGCCAGGCCGAGGCCGAGCAGGGTTTGCGGAGTGGCGTGATGCCCAGCCAGTTCCGGCCAGAACAACAGACCCAGACCGCCCAGCCCCAGCGCCCCGCCCATCAACACATTGCGCGCAATACGTTGGCCGAAAAACACTCGCGCATTCAGCGCGTTCCACAACGTCGCGGTGGAAAACACCACCGCCACCAGACCGCTGGGAATCCATTGGCTGGCGGTCAGGAAACACATGAAGTTGACGCAGAACAGGCACAAACCCTGCGCCACGCAGATCAGATGCCCGCGCCGGTTCATCGGTTGCAGACGGCGGCTGAGCAGCAACAGCGCAAACAACACCAGCGCGGCGAGGCCGAAGCGATAGACGATCGACACCGGAATCGCGACCACGCCCAGTTGCCATTTCAGGGCGATCCAGGTGGTGCCCCAGATCAGCACGGTCAACAAATACAACGACAGGTTCATGGCAGACGCTCCTCGATTGGGTTTCAGTGTCCGCCCACGCCCTGCACCCACGCTTGCATAAACTTGCGCTTTTGTCGGGCCGCAGGCTGGCAGCGCGAAATCTACGGAGTAGGATGCAAGGCGTTGAAGAGAAC
The sequence above is a segment of the Pseudomonas sp. HS6 genome. Coding sequences within it:
- a CDS encoding DMT family transporter, with the translated sequence MNLSLYLLTVLIWGTTWIALKWQLGVVAIPVSIVYRFGLAALVLFALLLLSRRLQPMNRRGHLICVAQGLCLFCVNFMCFLTASQWIPSGLVAVVFSTATLWNALNARVFFGQRIARNVLMGGALGLGGLGLLFWPELAGHHATPQTLLGLGLALCGTLCFSAGNMLSSLQQKAGLKPLTTNAWGMAYGAAMLSVWCLVKGIPFEMEWTSRYIGALLYLVIPGSVIGFTAYLTLVGRMGPERAAYCTVLFPVVALNVSAFAEGYQWTVSALAGLVLVMLGNVLVFRKPRAPILPSQGKLA